In the genome of Megalops cyprinoides isolate fMegCyp1 chromosome 7, fMegCyp1.pri, whole genome shotgun sequence, one region contains:
- the nprl2 gene encoding GATOR complex protein NPRL2 yields MGSNSRIECIFFSEFHPTLGPKITYQVPEEYISRELFDMVQVYIITKPELQNKLITVTAMEKKLIGCPVCIEHKKYSRNALLFNLGFVCDAQTKTCALEPIVKKLSGYLTTLELESGFISNEESKQKLVPIMSTLLEELNAKGACTLPIDESNTIHLKLIEQRRDPMIVQEYDVPVFTQCKDQFIKSQWDLTTQQILPYIDGFRHIQKISAEADVELNLVRIAVQNLLYYGVVTLVSIFQYSNVYCTTPKVQNLIDDKSIQEDCLLYVTKPGQKRASLRDVFQLYCGLSPGTTVRDLCSRYSQQLQRVDERRLIQFGLMKGLIRRLQKYPVKAIRDERSRPPRLYTGCHSYDEICCKTGMSYRELDERLENDPNIIVCWK; encoded by the exons ATGGGGAGCAATAGTAGAATcgaatgtatatttttcagcGAGTTTCACCCTACTCTGGGGCCAAAAATTACCTACCAG GTACCTGAAGAGTACATTTCCAGAGAACTCTTTGACATGGTGCAAGTGTACATCATTACCAAGCCTGAACTTCAGAACAAACTTATTACAGT CACTGCAATGGAAAAGAAACTGATTGGTTGCCCAGTGTGCATCGAACACAAGAAGTACAGTCGCAATGCCCTCCTCTTCAACCTTGGGTTTGTGTGTGACGCTCAGACAAAAACCTGTGCCTTGGAACCTATTGTGAAAAAGCTGTCTGGATATCTCACTACGCTGGAG TTAGAGAGTGGCTTCATCTCAAATGAAGAGAGCAAACAGAAGCTGGTACCAATCATGTCTACACTGCTGGAAGAACTCAATGCCAAAGGAGCCTGCACCCTTCCTATTG ACGAGTCCAACACTATCCACCTGAAGCTGATCGAGCAGCGGAGGGATCCCATGATAGTGCAAGAGTATGACGTGCCTGTCTTCACCCAGTGCAAGGACCAATTCATCAAGTCCCAGTGGGATCTCACTACCCAGCAG atCCTGCCCTACATCGATGGTTTTAGACACATACAGAAGATTTCTGCAGAAGCCGATGTAGAACTCAATCTTGTCAGGATTGCTGTTCAGAATTTGTT gtaCTATGGAGTAGTAACATTGGTCTCAATATTTCAG TATTCCAATGTGTACTGCACCACACCCAAGGTCCAAAACCTCATAGATGACAAGTCTATTCAGGAGGATTGCCTCCTCTATGTCACCAAGCCTG gACAGAAGCGGGCTAGCCTGAGGGACGTATTCCAGCTGTACTGTGGTCTCAGTCCAGGCACCACAGTGCGTGATCTGTGCTCACGGTACTCCCAGCAGCTTCAAAGGGTAGATGAGAG GAGACTGATCCAGTTTGGACTGATGAAGGGTCTGATTCGCCGGCTGCAGAAGTACCCAGTCAAGGCTATTCGTGATGAGAGGAGCCGCCCGCCCCGCCTCTACACTGGCTGTCATAGCTATGATGAGATCTGCTGCAAAACAG GAATGAGTTACAGAGAGCTGGATGAGCGACTGGAGAATGACCCAAATATCATTGTTTGCTGGAAATGA
- the zmynd10 gene encoding zinc finger MYND domain-containing protein 10: MESSSSHHVLFPGESEGYIQNLETFPLKDIGSPRWFRQHEYIEKLNMQAILNATGAQDEFVKEQLVSLGKIPTLIHEMILVEIWKVKIFPVLCQLQDFNPQSTFPLYMVIHHEATIINLLETVMFHQDSCESAEDSILDLVDYCHRKLTLLAGRSVTADPATHNRRTDAVDVNASSVQDLQKQSAALEFDISLKALSVLRYITDHIDSVRLSALTRLLCTHNLPCVLVQLLEHCPWSRTSKGQLEKYMDGKWHHIPREDQVKMTKLDGQVWIALLNLLLKPECQRKYDFNNFNKNQLLKLQAFLTEVLIDQLPNLADLQRFLSHLAVTDPAPPRKDLILEQIPEMWNNIMKENSGKWKAIAKHQVKQAFNPSESDLREQAHRLAQTYNLDVIESLIPDKPKCGTCGSEATKRCSRCQGEWYCGRECQVKHWPKHKKACQLMVDATEKLQKDLTLKT, translated from the exons ATGGAGTCCTCATCTTCCCATCACGTGCTTTTTCCCGGAGAGTCGGAAGGATATATTCAAAATTTGGAAACTTTTCCTCTGAAGGACATTGGCTCTCCAAG GTGGTTCAGGCAACATGAATACATCGAAAAGCTCAACATGCAGGCAATTCTGAACGCCACCGGGGCCCAGGACGAGTTTGTGAAGGAACAACTTGTGTCTTTGGGAAAG ATTCCTACATTGATCCATGAGATGATCCTAGTGGAGATCTGGAAAGTGAagatttttcctgttctgtgtcAACTGCAGGACTTTAACCCACAGAGCACGTTCCCTTTGTACATGGTG ATTCATCATGAAGCAACCATCATCAACTTGCTGGAGACAGTCATGTTCCATCAG GACTCCTGTGAGTCTGCGGAGGACTCCATTCTGGACTTGGTGGATTACTGCCACCGCAAGCTGACCCTGCTGGCTGGGCGCAGTGTGACTGCGGACCCCGCAACTCACAACAGGCGGACCGATGCCGTAGACGTGAACGCCTCCTCTGTACAG gatctGCAGAAGCAGAGTGCAGCATTAGAGTTTGACATCTCCCTAAAAGCACTCTCTGTTCTCCGCTACATCACTGATCACATTgacag CGTGCGCCTAAGTGCCCTCACAAGACTGCTCTGCACTCACAATCTGCCCTGTGTCCTGGTCCAGCTGCTGGAACACTGCCCCTGGTCTCGCACCTCTAAAG GTCAGCTGGAGAAGTACATGGATGGGAAGTGGCACCATATCCCCAGGGAAGACCAGGTGAAGATGACCAAACTGGACGGCCAGGTGTGGATCGCTCTGCTCAACCTGCTGCTAAAGCCAGAATGCCAGAGGAAATAcgacttcaacaacttcaacaAGAACCAGCTCTTAAAG CTGCAAGCTTTCTTGACAGAGGTCCTGATTGATCAGCTGCCCAACCTGGCTGACCTGCAGCGCTTTCTCAGTCACCTGGCCGTCACTGACCCAGCCCCCCCAAGAAAGGACCTCATCTTGGAGCAG ATTCCAGAAATGTGGAACAATATCATGAAGGAGAATTCAGGGAAGTGGAAGGCCATCGCTAAGCACCAGGTGAAGCAGGCATTCAACCCCTCAGAAAGTGACCTGAGGGAACAggcacacag GCTGGCCCAGACCTACAACCTGGATGTGATTGAGAGCCTCATCCCAGACAAACCCAAGTGTGGCACCTGTGGCTCCGAGGCCACCAAGCGCTGCTCCCGTTGCCAGGGCGAGTGGTACTGCGGCAG AGAATGCCAGGTGAAACACTGGCCAAAACACAAGAAAGCCTGTCAGCTGATGGTGGATGCCACAGAGAAACTCCAGAAGGACTTGACCTTGAAAACTTAG